One window of Methanomassiliicoccales archaeon genomic DNA carries:
- a CDS encoding ATP-binding cassette domain-containing protein: MSENHQSDTGNVIEVDDLVRVYRSSQGFIHKKRKETLAVDHISFSVKKGELFGILGPNGAGKTTTIKMLTTLLVPTSGSARVLGYDVSAHPYEVRKRIGLIIGGERGLYFRISGRQNLRYFADLYGVPRHERERRIEDVLRMVDLLDRCDDRVEDYSRGMKQRLHIAKGLINDPEVIFMDEPTIGLDPQASRDTRNLIKGLLAKEKTILMTTHYMFEADELCDRLAVINKGKIVAMDTPRGLKSLMKDTCVVEVEGFGLTDKDVESLRSIPGVRAVSATMNEEKQVLRVQVADAGEMLAPIAGRLSSNNIIDMKIKEPTLEDAYLWLVENND; the protein is encoded by the coding sequence ATGTCGGAGAATCATCAATCTGATACCGGGAACGTCATCGAGGTCGACGATCTGGTCCGTGTCTACAGGTCTAGCCAAGGTTTCATCCATAAGAAGAGGAAAGAGACCCTGGCCGTGGACCATATATCCTTCTCGGTGAAGAAGGGGGAGTTGTTCGGCATACTTGGTCCGAACGGCGCCGGAAAGACCACCACGATCAAGATGCTGACCACCCTTCTGGTCCCGACATCAGGCAGCGCCAGGGTGCTGGGCTATGATGTCAGTGCCCACCCCTACGAGGTCAGGAAGCGCATCGGTTTGATCATCGGCGGGGAAAGGGGCCTGTATTTCCGGATCAGCGGCAGGCAGAACCTGAGGTACTTCGCCGATCTGTACGGCGTACCTCGCCATGAGAGGGAGAGGCGCATCGAGGACGTGCTTCGCATGGTCGATCTGCTGGACCGATGCGACGATCGTGTGGAGGACTATTCCCGCGGCATGAAGCAGAGACTGCACATCGCCAAGGGACTGATCAACGATCCGGAGGTGATCTTCATGGACGAACCGACGATCGGTCTTGATCCGCAGGCATCCCGCGACACCAGGAATCTGATAAAGGGACTCCTGGCAAAGGAGAAGACCATCCTCATGACCACTCATTATATGTTCGAGGCGGACGAGCTGTGCGACCGTCTGGCGGTCATCAACAAAGGGAAGATAGTGGCCATGGACACGCCCCGCGGCCTCAAGTCGCTGATGAAGGACACCTGCGTCGTTGAAGTGGAGGGTTTCGGCCTGACCGACAAGGACGTCGAGTCGCTCAGATCGATTCCGGGTGTACGGGCTGTCAGTGCCACCATGAACGAGGAGAAGCAGGTGCTCCGGGTCCAGGTGGCCGACGCCGGAGAGATGCTGGCCCCCATAGCGGGCAGGTTGAGCAGCAATAACATCATAGACATGAAGATCAAGGAACCCACGCTCGAGGACGCGTACCTATGGCTGGTCGAGAATAATGACTAG